A genome region from Oncorhynchus masou masou isolate Uvic2021 chromosome 14, UVic_Omas_1.1, whole genome shotgun sequence includes the following:
- the LOC135554216 gene encoding MICAL-like protein 1 isoform X2 — MGSLKALQEWCRIKCENYPNVEIRNMSSSFRDGLAFCAIIHKHRPDLIDFNSLSKDNVYENNHLAFEVAQSKLGIPALLDAKDMVSTEVPDRLSVITYLSHYHHCFNKKSHAGPASLKTPYVAECSSHSQTQPDSLGGLQPAKSRTEERSNSGRLCSVCASCMKHVHLVQRHLTEGKLYHRSCFRCSVCSSTLLPGSYKEGSAVGSLVCTHHLTASQNAHPDDSKQTGSIENLENLPKFNEQEVTLSQGGLTDHPDLSHLIGKTDSDETVLFGRGGTETEGGERKTRHDTLKKPMPPRPPKPTVEEGKLEEAGTRPIQTTKTLIVTPDSDSASASPGRPVPAPRRVLDSTPPRPAPRTRPPKTMDSPLVSSYPVDNKTLPNPSRRFGQPSGPRKPKDPPWLELVQPGPWPKLPPAPPPSMPKPPRSGSIPSLRGSWYRAREPPPNPFGEFEDEEADDDYTGEENTMSGAEGQAQPSMVTSQTWCGTSQLAEAASSYCQADLEDTSREVDKSSIAGADDAVNLHEIANAPEKESLAEAGCSLPVSNLAEEPCSIGISESADVGGIANMAETAGALDVCNLADVGESTNLSKAASSLGLSNLTEAKTTSSSYLAEAASSLDESNLAEVARSHSVSGLAGASGFGGLVGAVSAPNISNLTEEASSYGVSEASAGSLSVSNLAGADSICSVTGAPKALGKSDIAQSLSLPKSVSVPAIFTSLTCTQSHTPPTLSTNGAAASPSLLRPPSLPSVSEVRDSSQVPTPSHSKVCKENPFNRKVSPSEFPKSKPAPGHGFPLIKRKVQTDNYAPVEELQGELGELEKRMDRLELRGVEMERSLRDCQNDQEEEDMLVDWFTLIHEKHMLVRRDAELVYMAKQQNLEERQADVEYELRCLLNKPECKWSKDDRYRDQQLMEELVTIIEQRNHIINSLDQDRQREEEEDALFSMIKKKDLRKESGKDLKTLRAKFKPMKMLKMLSHKDSKSKGSLKKN; from the exons ATGGGGTCATTGAAAGCTTTACAAGAATGGTGTCGCATAAAATGCGAAAATTACCCCAATGTGGAGATAAGGAACATGTCTTCTTCATTCAGAGATGGATTGGCGTTTTGTGCCATTATCCACAAACACCGACCTGATTTGAT AGACTTCAACTCCCTCTCCAAAGATAACGTTTATGAAAACAACCATCTG GCATTTGAGGTTGCACAGTCAAAGCTGGGAATCCCTGCATTGCTGGATGCTAAGGACATGGTGTCCACAGAGGTGCCAGACCGGCTAAGTGTCATCACTTACCTCTCCCATTACCACCACTGCTTCAACAAGAAGTCTCATG CCGGTCCAGCCAGTTTGAAGACGCCATATGTCGCAGAGTGCTCCAGTCACTCCCAGACACAACCTGACTCTCTTGGAGGTTTGCAGCCTGCCAAG TCAAGGACAGAGGAGCGATCCAACAGTGGCAGGCTATGCAGCGTTTGTGCCTCCTGCATGAAGCACGTCCACCTGGTGCAGAGACATCTCACTGAGGGGAAACTCTACCACCGCAGCTGCTTCAG ATGCAGTGTGTGCAGCAGCACTCTCTTACCAGGGTCTTACAAAGAGGGGAGTGCAGTTGGCTCCTTGGTCTGCACCCACCACTTGACAGCCAGTCAAAATGCCCACCCCGACGACAGTAAACAAACTGGATCAATAGAGAATCTAGAGAATCTGCCCAAATTTAATGAGCAGGAGGTGACACTATCTCAGGGTGGATTAACAGACCACCCCGATCTCTCTCATTTAATTGGAAAAACAGACTCAGATGAGACAGTTCTTTTtggaagaggagggacagagacggagggaggtgagagaaagaCAAGGCACGACACACTCAAGAAGCCAATGCCACCCCGTCCTCCAAAGCCTACTGTAGAAGAGGGAAAGCTTGAAGAAGCAGGGACACGGCCCATTCAAACAACCAAAACACTCATTGTAACACCAGACAGCGATTCGGCTTCTGCAAGCCCTGGACGGCCAGTTCCTGCACCCAGGCGGGTGTTAGACTCCACCCCTCCTCGTCCTGCACCTAGAACCCGTCCACCTAAAACCATGGACAGCCCCCTTGTTTCTA gttACCCAGTTGATAATAAAACCTTACCCAATCCTTCTCGCAG GTTTGGCCAACCCAGTGGGCCCCGTAAACCCAAAGACCCACCGTGGCTGGAGCTTGTCCAGCCAGGGCCCTGGCCAAAGCTTCCCCCTGCCCCGCCCCCTAGTATGCCCAAGCCCCCACGCTCAGGCTCTATACCCTCCCTCAGAGGCAGTTGGTACAGAGCGAGAGAACCCCCTCCCAACCCCTTTGGGGAGTTTGAGGATGAGGAGGCTGATGATGATTACACCGGGGAAGAGAACACAATGAGTGGTGCTGAAGGCCAAGCACAGCCCTCAATGGTAACCAGCCAGACATGGTGTGGTACCAGTCAGTTAGCTGAAGCAGCCAGCTCATATTGCCAAGCTGATTTAGAGGACACATCCAGAGAAGTTGACAAGTCTAGTATTGCTGGAGCGGATGACGCAGTAAATTTACATGAAATTGCTAATGCACCAGAGAAAGAAAGTTTAGCTGAAGCAGGATGCTCACTTCCTGTATCTAATTTAGCTGAAGAACCTTGTTCAATTGGTATATCTGAGtcagctgatgttggtgggatagCTAACATGGCTGAAACAGCTGGCGCACTTGATGTATGTAATTTAGCAGATGTTGGAGAATCAACCAACTTGTCCAAAGCAGCTAGTTCACTTGGTTTGTCTAATTTGACTGAAGCTAAAACCACAAGTTCATCTTACTTGGCTGAGGCTGCTAGTTCCCTTGATGAATCTAATCTAGCTGAAGTAGCCAGATCACACAGTGTATCTGGTCTAGCTGGAGCTAGTGGGTTCGGAGGTTTAGTTGGAGCAGTTAGTGCACCTAACATATCTAATTTAACTGAAGAAGCTAGTTCATATGGTGTTTCTGAAGCTTCTGCCGGTTCACTTAGTGTGTCTAATTTAGCTGGAGCTGATAGCATATGCAGTGTAACTGGAGCACCAAAGGCTCTTGGCAAATCAGATATAGCCCAGAGCCTCTCTTTGCCCAAAAGTGTGTCTGTGCCCGCAATCTTCACTAGTTTAACCTGTACTCAAAGTCACACCCCACCAACCTTGTCAACCAATGGAGCAGCAGCCAGTCCCTCCCTGCTCAGACCCCCATCGCTCCCTAGTGTGTCTGAAGTGAGGGACTCTAGCCAGGTGCCCACCCCCTCTCACAGTAAG GTGTGCAAGGAGAACCCTTTCAATCGTAAAGTCTCCCCCTCTGAGTTCCCCAAATCCAAGCCTGCCCCTGGACATGGCTTCCCCCTCATCAAGAGGAAG GTGCAGACAGACAACTATGCCCCAGTGGAGGAGCTGCAGGGGGAGCTGGGGGAGCTGGAGAAACGAATGGACAGGCTGGAGCtgagaggggtggagatggagagaagctTGAGAGACTGCCAGAATG ACCAGGAAGAGGAGGACATGTTGGTGGACTGGTTCACTCTAATACATGAGAAACACATGCTTGTGCGCAGAGACGCAGAGCTGGTATACAT GGCCAAGCAACAGAAtttagaggagagacaggcagacgtGGAATATGAACTGAGATGTCTTCTCAACAAACCAG AGTGTAAGTGGAGTAAGGATGACCGTTATAGGGACCAGCAGTTGATGGAGGAGCTTGTCACCATCATTGAACAGAGGAACCATATCATCAACAGCTTGGATCAGGACAGGCAAAG ggaagaagaagaagatgctcTGTTTTCCATGATCAAGAAGAAAG ATTTAAGAAAAGAGTCTGGGAAAGACCTGAAAACGTTAAGAGCAAAGTTCAAGCCCATGAAGATGCTGAAGATGCTGAGTCATAAAGATTCTAAGAGCAAAGGCTCTCTGAAGAAGAACTAA
- the LOC135554228 gene encoding DNA-directed RNA polymerases I, II, and III subunit RPABC2, with amino-acid sequence MSDNEGDFDDGDFDDAEEDEGLDDLENVEDEDQENVKILPAGEGSQANQKRITTQYMTKYERARVLGTRALQIAMCAPVMVELEGETDPLQIAMKELKCRKIPIIIRRYLPDGSYEDWGCDELIITD; translated from the exons ATGTCCGACAACGAAGGAGA TTTTGATGATGGAGACTTTGATGACGCTGAAGAGGATGAGGGATTGGATGACCTGGAAAACGTTGAAGAT GAGGACCAAGAGAATGTGAAGATCCTGCCTGCAGGGGAGGGGTCACAGGCCAACCAGAAGAGGATCACAACCCAATACATGACCAAATATGAAAGGGCCAGGGTACTGGGGACACGCGCCCTCCAGATAGC CATGTGTGCCCCAGTCATGGTGGAGCTGGAGGGAGAAACAGACCCTCTGCAAATTGCCATGAAAGAGCTAAA GTGCAGGAAGATCCCCATCATCATCCGGCGGTACCTTCCTGATGGCAGTTATGAGGATTGGGGCTGTGACGAGCTCATCATCACAGACTGA
- the LOC135554216 gene encoding MICAL-like protein 1 isoform X1, which yields MGSLKALQEWCRIKCENYPNVEIRNMSSSFRDGLAFCAIIHKHRPDLIDFNSLSKDNVYENNHLAFEVAQSKLGIPALLDAKDMVSTEVPDRLSVITYLSHYHHCFNKKSHAGPASLKTPYVAECSSHSQTQPDSLGGLQPAKSRTEERSNSGRLCSVCASCMKHVHLVQRHLTEGKLYHRSCFRCSVCSSTLLPGSYKEGSAVGSLVCTHHLTASQNAHPDDSKQTGSIENLENLPKFNEQEVTLSQGGLTDHPDLSHLIGKTDSDETVLFGRGGTETEGGERKTRHDTLKKPMPPRPPKPTVEEGKLEEAGTRPIQTTKTLIVTPDSDSASASPGRPVPAPRRVLDSTPPRPAPRTRPPKTMDSPLVSSYPVDNKTLPNPSRRFGQPSGPRKPKDPPWLELVQPGPWPKLPPAPPPSMPKPPRSGSIPSLRGSWYRAREPPPNPFGEFEDEEADDDYTGEENTMSGAEGQAQPSMVTSQTWCGTSQLAEAASSYCQADLEDTSREVDKSSIAGADDAVNLHEIANAPEKESLAEAGCSLPVSNLAEEPCSIGISESADVGGIANMAETAGALDVCNLADVGESTNLSKAASSLGLSNLTEAKTTSSSYLAEAASSLDESNLAEVARSHSVSGLAGASGFGGLVGAVSAPNISNLTEEASSYGVSEASAGSLSVSNLAGADSICSVTGAPKALGKSDIAQSLSLPKSVSVPAIFTSLTCTQSHTPPTLSTNGAAASPSLLRPPSLPSVSEVRDSSQVPTPSHSKQVCKENPFNRKVSPSEFPKSKPAPGHGFPLIKRKVQTDNYAPVEELQGELGELEKRMDRLELRGVEMERSLRDCQNDQEEEDMLVDWFTLIHEKHMLVRRDAELVYMAKQQNLEERQADVEYELRCLLNKPECKWSKDDRYRDQQLMEELVTIIEQRNHIINSLDQDRQREEEEDALFSMIKKKDLRKESGKDLKTLRAKFKPMKMLKMLSHKDSKSKGSLKKN from the exons ATGGGGTCATTGAAAGCTTTACAAGAATGGTGTCGCATAAAATGCGAAAATTACCCCAATGTGGAGATAAGGAACATGTCTTCTTCATTCAGAGATGGATTGGCGTTTTGTGCCATTATCCACAAACACCGACCTGATTTGAT AGACTTCAACTCCCTCTCCAAAGATAACGTTTATGAAAACAACCATCTG GCATTTGAGGTTGCACAGTCAAAGCTGGGAATCCCTGCATTGCTGGATGCTAAGGACATGGTGTCCACAGAGGTGCCAGACCGGCTAAGTGTCATCACTTACCTCTCCCATTACCACCACTGCTTCAACAAGAAGTCTCATG CCGGTCCAGCCAGTTTGAAGACGCCATATGTCGCAGAGTGCTCCAGTCACTCCCAGACACAACCTGACTCTCTTGGAGGTTTGCAGCCTGCCAAG TCAAGGACAGAGGAGCGATCCAACAGTGGCAGGCTATGCAGCGTTTGTGCCTCCTGCATGAAGCACGTCCACCTGGTGCAGAGACATCTCACTGAGGGGAAACTCTACCACCGCAGCTGCTTCAG ATGCAGTGTGTGCAGCAGCACTCTCTTACCAGGGTCTTACAAAGAGGGGAGTGCAGTTGGCTCCTTGGTCTGCACCCACCACTTGACAGCCAGTCAAAATGCCCACCCCGACGACAGTAAACAAACTGGATCAATAGAGAATCTAGAGAATCTGCCCAAATTTAATGAGCAGGAGGTGACACTATCTCAGGGTGGATTAACAGACCACCCCGATCTCTCTCATTTAATTGGAAAAACAGACTCAGATGAGACAGTTCTTTTtggaagaggagggacagagacggagggaggtgagagaaagaCAAGGCACGACACACTCAAGAAGCCAATGCCACCCCGTCCTCCAAAGCCTACTGTAGAAGAGGGAAAGCTTGAAGAAGCAGGGACACGGCCCATTCAAACAACCAAAACACTCATTGTAACACCAGACAGCGATTCGGCTTCTGCAAGCCCTGGACGGCCAGTTCCTGCACCCAGGCGGGTGTTAGACTCCACCCCTCCTCGTCCTGCACCTAGAACCCGTCCACCTAAAACCATGGACAGCCCCCTTGTTTCTA gttACCCAGTTGATAATAAAACCTTACCCAATCCTTCTCGCAG GTTTGGCCAACCCAGTGGGCCCCGTAAACCCAAAGACCCACCGTGGCTGGAGCTTGTCCAGCCAGGGCCCTGGCCAAAGCTTCCCCCTGCCCCGCCCCCTAGTATGCCCAAGCCCCCACGCTCAGGCTCTATACCCTCCCTCAGAGGCAGTTGGTACAGAGCGAGAGAACCCCCTCCCAACCCCTTTGGGGAGTTTGAGGATGAGGAGGCTGATGATGATTACACCGGGGAAGAGAACACAATGAGTGGTGCTGAAGGCCAAGCACAGCCCTCAATGGTAACCAGCCAGACATGGTGTGGTACCAGTCAGTTAGCTGAAGCAGCCAGCTCATATTGCCAAGCTGATTTAGAGGACACATCCAGAGAAGTTGACAAGTCTAGTATTGCTGGAGCGGATGACGCAGTAAATTTACATGAAATTGCTAATGCACCAGAGAAAGAAAGTTTAGCTGAAGCAGGATGCTCACTTCCTGTATCTAATTTAGCTGAAGAACCTTGTTCAATTGGTATATCTGAGtcagctgatgttggtgggatagCTAACATGGCTGAAACAGCTGGCGCACTTGATGTATGTAATTTAGCAGATGTTGGAGAATCAACCAACTTGTCCAAAGCAGCTAGTTCACTTGGTTTGTCTAATTTGACTGAAGCTAAAACCACAAGTTCATCTTACTTGGCTGAGGCTGCTAGTTCCCTTGATGAATCTAATCTAGCTGAAGTAGCCAGATCACACAGTGTATCTGGTCTAGCTGGAGCTAGTGGGTTCGGAGGTTTAGTTGGAGCAGTTAGTGCACCTAACATATCTAATTTAACTGAAGAAGCTAGTTCATATGGTGTTTCTGAAGCTTCTGCCGGTTCACTTAGTGTGTCTAATTTAGCTGGAGCTGATAGCATATGCAGTGTAACTGGAGCACCAAAGGCTCTTGGCAAATCAGATATAGCCCAGAGCCTCTCTTTGCCCAAAAGTGTGTCTGTGCCCGCAATCTTCACTAGTTTAACCTGTACTCAAAGTCACACCCCACCAACCTTGTCAACCAATGGAGCAGCAGCCAGTCCCTCCCTGCTCAGACCCCCATCGCTCCCTAGTGTGTCTGAAGTGAGGGACTCTAGCCAGGTGCCCACCCCCTCTCACAGTAAG CAGGTGTGCAAGGAGAACCCTTTCAATCGTAAAGTCTCCCCCTCTGAGTTCCCCAAATCCAAGCCTGCCCCTGGACATGGCTTCCCCCTCATCAAGAGGAAG GTGCAGACAGACAACTATGCCCCAGTGGAGGAGCTGCAGGGGGAGCTGGGGGAGCTGGAGAAACGAATGGACAGGCTGGAGCtgagaggggtggagatggagagaagctTGAGAGACTGCCAGAATG ACCAGGAAGAGGAGGACATGTTGGTGGACTGGTTCACTCTAATACATGAGAAACACATGCTTGTGCGCAGAGACGCAGAGCTGGTATACAT GGCCAAGCAACAGAAtttagaggagagacaggcagacgtGGAATATGAACTGAGATGTCTTCTCAACAAACCAG AGTGTAAGTGGAGTAAGGATGACCGTTATAGGGACCAGCAGTTGATGGAGGAGCTTGTCACCATCATTGAACAGAGGAACCATATCATCAACAGCTTGGATCAGGACAGGCAAAG ggaagaagaagaagatgctcTGTTTTCCATGATCAAGAAGAAAG ATTTAAGAAAAGAGTCTGGGAAAGACCTGAAAACGTTAAGAGCAAAGTTCAAGCCCATGAAGATGCTGAAGATGCTGAGTCATAAAGATTCTAAGAGCAAAGGCTCTCTGAAGAAGAACTAA
- the LOC135554218 gene encoding ADP-ribosylation factor-binding protein GGA1-like isoform X1 has protein sequence MRQCQLPSCPSSTHHCWGGEKGSSQSCPSRDTFMVKRIPVVMAASPDTDSLEARINKATNPLNRDTDWDSIQAFCDQLNNDLEGPQLATRLLAHKIQSPQEWEAMQTLMVLETCMKSCGERFHSEVGKFRFLNELIKVVSPKYLGTRAPEPVKKKVLELIYSWTLGLPDEAKIADAYQMLKKQGIVKQDPVLPADKLLLLPPPRPKNAIFEDEEKSKTLTRLLNSTHPEDLKAANKLIQEMVQEDQKRAEKLSKRVNAIQDVNESVSLLTQLLEDYDRTTNPQSNAELIQDLYQRCEKMRPTLFRLASDTEDNDEALAEILQANDSLTQVINLYRQQVKGEVVNGNNSANTRRLTGSSVALLDLSGLDTSPPSYPEFPTPTDSLNAPSQEMGISLLDDELMSLGLSEGTHTSNLASQPEDSTAWDSFQSSDSVDITDIPAAPSVLLSPDRFPFTQPLSTGATSGSSALDELDLLGKKLLQQSLPPEGLQVKWDKPPFKPTLRDLQNKSGTNPSPIPAFSPEHLVALQGDRLLDTSPVHTVIPPIEMTLTDVFVPLESIKTSSLLPVTVFDSHSLRVLFHFARNTPPSLTDVLVVIISMLSSAPVPVSNILFQPSVPDTMRVKLQPPSGTELPAFNPILPPAAITQVLLLANPHKEKVRLQYKLTFMLGEEDHDERGVVAQFPPSDTWGNL, from the exons ATGCGCCAGTGCCAGCTGCCATCGTGTCCATCATCCACCCATCACTgttggggaggagagaaggggagctcTCAAAGTTGTCCCTCGCGAGACACGTTCATGGTAAAGAGAATTCCGGTAGTGATGGCGGCGTCGCCTGACACGGACAGTTTGGAGGCACGTATCA ACAAGGCCACAAACCCACTGAACAGAGACACAGATTGGGACAGCATCCAGGCCTTCTGTGACCAGCTCAACAATGATTTGGAGGG ACCCCAGCTGGCCACTAGGCTACTGGCTCACAAGATCCAATCACCTCAGGAGTGGGAGGCCATGCAGACACTCATG GTGCTGGAGACTTGCATGAAGAGCTGTGGGGAAAGGTTCCACAGTGAGGTGGGCAAGTTTCGCTTCCTCAATGAGCTCATCAAAGTGGTCTCTCCAAAG taCCTCGGCACCCGGGCTCCAGAGCCAGTGAAGAAGAAGGTGTTGGAGCTCATCTATAGTTGGACACTTGGGCTGCCTGACGAGGCAAAGATCGCTGATGCCTACCAGATGCTTAAAAAACAGG GCATTGTCAAACAGGACCCAGTTCTTCCAGCTGACAAACTCCTCCTGCTTCCACCTCCCAGACCAAAAAATGCCATATTTGAGGATGAGGAGAAGTCAAAG ACACTGACTCGCCTGTTGAACAGCACTCACCCTGAGGACCTGAAAGCAGCCAACAAACTGATCCAGGAAATGGTGCAGGAG gaccAGAAGCGGGCGGAGAAGTTGTCCAAGCGTGTGAACGCCATCCAGGATGTGAATGAGAGTGTCAGCCTACTGACTCAGCTGCTGGAGGACTATGACCGGACCACCAACCCACAGAGCAATGCAGAGCTCATCCAG GACTTGTACCAGCGCTGTGAGAAGATGAGACCCACATTGTTCAGACTGGCCAGTGATACAGAGGACAATGATGAGGCTCTGG cGGAGATCCTCCAGGCCAACGACAGCCTGACTCAGGTCATCAACCTGTACAGGCAGCAGGTGAAGGGAGAGGTGGTGAACGGGAACAACTCAGCTAATACGCGAAGGCTCACAG GAAGTAGTGTGGCGCTACTTGATCTATCGGGATTGGACACGTCACCTCCTTCCTACCCAGAATTCCCCACTCCAACAGACAGCCTAAATGCTCCCTCTCAGGAGATGGGCATCAGTCTTCTTGACGATGAGCTAATGTCACTGG GTTTGAGTGAGGGGACCCACACCTCCAACCTGGCCTCCCAGCCTGAGGACTCTACCGCCTGGGACTCTTTCCAG TCTTCCGACAGTGTGGATATTACTGATATCCCAGCAGCGCCTAGTGTACTACTGAGTCCAGATCGGTTCCCCTTCACCCAGCCTCTTTCTACTGGAGCCACGTCTGGAAGCTCAGCCTTAGATGAGTTGGATCTGCTGGGGAAGAAGCTGCTACAGCAGTCCCTACCTCCAGAGGGCCTGCAGGTCAAATG GGACAAGCCTCCGTTCAAACCTACTCTACGAGATCTCCAAAACAAATCTGGAACTAATCCAAGTCCTATCCCGGCCTTCTCCCCTGAGCACCTGGTGGCTCTCCAAGGTGATAGGTTGTTGGACACCTCTCCGGTTCACACAGTCATTCCCCCTATAGAAATGACACTGACAGATGTTTTTGTGCCACTTGAGTCCATTAAGACCA GCAGCCTGTTGCCTGTGACAGTGTTTGATAGCCACAGTTTGCGGGTGCTCTTCCACTTTGCACGTAACACTCCGCCCTCTCTTACTGATGTGCTGGTGGTGATCATCTCCATGCTCTCCTCCGCCCCGGTTCCAGTCAGCAACATCCTCTTTCAGCCCTCTGTCCCTGAC ACAATGAGAGTGAAGCTACAGCCCCCATCAGGAACAGAGCTTCCAGCCTTCAACCCAATCCTCCCACCTGCTGCCATCACACAGGTCCTGCTGCTGGCCAACCCTCACAAG GAGAAGGTGCGGTTGCAATACAAGCTAACCTTCATGCTAGGAGAGGAAGACCATGATGAAAGAGGAGTTGTAGCCCAGTTTCCACCTTCAGACACATGGGGCAATCTGTAA
- the LOC135554218 gene encoding ADP-ribosylation factor-binding protein GGA1-like isoform X2: MRQCQLPSCPSSTHHCWGGEKGSSQSCPSRDTFMVKRIPVVMAASPDTDSLEARINKATNPLNRDTDWDSIQAFCDQLNNDLEGPQLATRLLAHKIQSPQEWEAMQTLMVLETCMKSCGERFHSEVGKFRFLNELIKVVSPKYLGTRAPEPVKKKVLELIYSWTLGLPDEAKIADAYQMLKKQGIVKQDPVLPADKLLLLPPPRPKNAIFEDEEKSKTLTRLLNSTHPEDLKAANKLIQEMVQEDQKRAEKLSKRVNAIQDVNESVSLLTQLLEDYDRTTNPQSNAELIQDLYQRCEKMRPTLFRLASDTEDNDEALAEILQANDSLTQVINLYRQQVKGEVVNGNNSANTRRLTGSSVALLDLSGLDTSPPSYPEFPTPTDSLNAPSQEMGISLLDDELMSLGLSEGTHTSNLASQPEDSTAWDSFQSSDSVDITDIPAAPSVLLSPDRFPFTQPLSTGATSGSSALDELDLLGKKLLQQSLPPEGLQVKWDKPPFKPTLRDLQNKSGTNPSPIPAFSPEHLVALQGDRLLDTSPVHTVIPPIEMTLTDVFVPLESIKTISNILFQPSVPDTMRVKLQPPSGTELPAFNPILPPAAITQVLLLANPHKEKVRLQYKLTFMLGEEDHDERGVVAQFPPSDTWGNL, from the exons ATGCGCCAGTGCCAGCTGCCATCGTGTCCATCATCCACCCATCACTgttggggaggagagaaggggagctcTCAAAGTTGTCCCTCGCGAGACACGTTCATGGTAAAGAGAATTCCGGTAGTGATGGCGGCGTCGCCTGACACGGACAGTTTGGAGGCACGTATCA ACAAGGCCACAAACCCACTGAACAGAGACACAGATTGGGACAGCATCCAGGCCTTCTGTGACCAGCTCAACAATGATTTGGAGGG ACCCCAGCTGGCCACTAGGCTACTGGCTCACAAGATCCAATCACCTCAGGAGTGGGAGGCCATGCAGACACTCATG GTGCTGGAGACTTGCATGAAGAGCTGTGGGGAAAGGTTCCACAGTGAGGTGGGCAAGTTTCGCTTCCTCAATGAGCTCATCAAAGTGGTCTCTCCAAAG taCCTCGGCACCCGGGCTCCAGAGCCAGTGAAGAAGAAGGTGTTGGAGCTCATCTATAGTTGGACACTTGGGCTGCCTGACGAGGCAAAGATCGCTGATGCCTACCAGATGCTTAAAAAACAGG GCATTGTCAAACAGGACCCAGTTCTTCCAGCTGACAAACTCCTCCTGCTTCCACCTCCCAGACCAAAAAATGCCATATTTGAGGATGAGGAGAAGTCAAAG ACACTGACTCGCCTGTTGAACAGCACTCACCCTGAGGACCTGAAAGCAGCCAACAAACTGATCCAGGAAATGGTGCAGGAG gaccAGAAGCGGGCGGAGAAGTTGTCCAAGCGTGTGAACGCCATCCAGGATGTGAATGAGAGTGTCAGCCTACTGACTCAGCTGCTGGAGGACTATGACCGGACCACCAACCCACAGAGCAATGCAGAGCTCATCCAG GACTTGTACCAGCGCTGTGAGAAGATGAGACCCACATTGTTCAGACTGGCCAGTGATACAGAGGACAATGATGAGGCTCTGG cGGAGATCCTCCAGGCCAACGACAGCCTGACTCAGGTCATCAACCTGTACAGGCAGCAGGTGAAGGGAGAGGTGGTGAACGGGAACAACTCAGCTAATACGCGAAGGCTCACAG GAAGTAGTGTGGCGCTACTTGATCTATCGGGATTGGACACGTCACCTCCTTCCTACCCAGAATTCCCCACTCCAACAGACAGCCTAAATGCTCCCTCTCAGGAGATGGGCATCAGTCTTCTTGACGATGAGCTAATGTCACTGG GTTTGAGTGAGGGGACCCACACCTCCAACCTGGCCTCCCAGCCTGAGGACTCTACCGCCTGGGACTCTTTCCAG TCTTCCGACAGTGTGGATATTACTGATATCCCAGCAGCGCCTAGTGTACTACTGAGTCCAGATCGGTTCCCCTTCACCCAGCCTCTTTCTACTGGAGCCACGTCTGGAAGCTCAGCCTTAGATGAGTTGGATCTGCTGGGGAAGAAGCTGCTACAGCAGTCCCTACCTCCAGAGGGCCTGCAGGTCAAATG GGACAAGCCTCCGTTCAAACCTACTCTACGAGATCTCCAAAACAAATCTGGAACTAATCCAAGTCCTATCCCGGCCTTCTCCCCTGAGCACCTGGTGGCTCTCCAAGGTGATAGGTTGTTGGACACCTCTCCGGTTCACACAGTCATTCCCCCTATAGAAATGACACTGACAGATGTTTTTGTGCCACTTGAGTCCATTAAGACCA TCAGCAACATCCTCTTTCAGCCCTCTGTCCCTGAC ACAATGAGAGTGAAGCTACAGCCCCCATCAGGAACAGAGCTTCCAGCCTTCAACCCAATCCTCCCACCTGCTGCCATCACACAGGTCCTGCTGCTGGCCAACCCTCACAAG GAGAAGGTGCGGTTGCAATACAAGCTAACCTTCATGCTAGGAGAGGAAGACCATGATGAAAGAGGAGTTGTAGCCCAGTTTCCACCTTCAGACACATGGGGCAATCTGTAA